DNA sequence from the Ruminococcus albus 7 = DSM 20455 genome:
CAAGGCTGATTATCCTGATCTTCCCGCATTTGAAACTTATGATGAGCTGCTTGCAGCTATCAAGGCTGAAATTGCAAAGTAAAATTTACAATATTTGGCACCGACATTAATGTCGGTGCTTTTTTTGTTACATTATTACTAATAAAATAAGTGCTTTTGTGCATAATTCTAATGACTATTACTTGACTAATATATGAGATTTATGTTATAATATAATTAAATTATAAATATTAGGGGGTGGGATTATATGGAAGAAAAGTCTCAGATCACTTCGCGGATCAAATTAAGGGATAAGAAAAAGCTCGAGCATTGGCAGATAATTTCCATTTATCTGGCAGCATATGATATTATCGTTGGTGCAGGAAGTTATTTTTCAGGACTATGGCTAAGATATGACCTTAGTTTTTCAAAAATATCACGTGAATATATCAATGCATATCTTTATTTTATGCCAATATATGCATTATTGATCGTGTTTGTACATGGGTATAACAAGCTTTACAGGAGCATCTGGAGATTTGCAAGCTTTTCTGAATTAAAGCGCGTTACTTTTGCTACTTTTGAACTTGTGTTATTACACTCGCTTCTGATATCCGTGATGTTCGGCCGTATGCCGATCTCTTACTATATCATAGGACCGATCTTACAGTTCTGCTTTGTGATCGGTATTCGTTTCTGTTACCGGTTTGTTCTGCTTGAAAGAGAACGCAGATCTGATAAAGAAACTAAAGTTGACAGAAGATACAAGCGCATAATGCTTGTTGGCGCAGGTAATGCCGGCCAGATGATACTTAGGGATATAGAGCAGTCCAGAAATCTCAAAGAGAAAGTAGTATGTATTATTGATGATAATCCTAACAAGTGGGACAGATATATAGATGGAGTTCCGATAGTTGGAGGAAGAGATGATATACTCCTTTCTGCACAGAAGTATAACGTCAATGCTATATATGTTGCTATACCCAGTGCATCAGCTGAGGACAGGCGAGAACTTCTGAATATATGCAAGGAAACAGGCTGTGAACTTAAAAATCTTCCGGGTTTGTTCCAGTTTGTTACCGGTGATGTTACTGTTGCCAAGATGAAGGAAGTTGCTATTGAGGATCTTCTGGGCAGGGATCCTATTGAGATGGATATGTCAGATGTTTATTCTAACCTGCAGGGAAAAGTAGTTCTTGTTACCGGCGGCGGAGGTTCCATAGGCAGCGAACTTTGCAGACAGGTCGCTAAGCATAATCCAAAACAGCTTATAATTTTTGACGTGTATGAAAACAATGCCTATGAGATCCAGATGGAACTTCGCAGGAATATGCCTGAGCTTGATCTCGAAGTACTTATAGGTTCTGTTCGCGATAACAAGCGCATAAATGAAGTTTTTGAAAAGTATCATGTAGATATTGTTTATCACGCAGCAGCGCATAAGCACGTACCTTTAATGGAAGACAGCCCCTGTGAGGCTATAAAAAACAATGTTATCGGTACATATAAGACCGCTTATGCAGCTTTGAGAAACGGTTGTCAGAGATTCGTACTCATATCTACAGATAAGGCTGTTAATCCCACAAATATAATGGGTGCAAGCAAGCGTTTATGCGAAATGATCATTCAGACTTTTGATTATATGGTGAAAAACGGCAGATGGAATGAACTTCCCAAAATCCATTCACATATGACTGATTCTGACTGGAAGTTTGATGTGTTGCCGCGCGGACTAATTCCTCAAACCCAGTTCTGTGCTGTTCGTTTTGGTAATGTTCTTGGCAGTAACGGATCTGTTATACCACTCTTCAAAAAGCAGATTGCTGAAGGCGGTCCTGTAACTGTTGTTGATAAGAACATCAACCGCTTCTTTATGAGTATTCCTGAAGCTGTATCTCTTGTTTTGCAGGCGAGTGTCCTTGGAAATGGTTCTGAGATATACGTACTTGATATGGGTGAACCGATCAAGATCGATACACTTGCTCGTAATCTTATAAAACTCTCAGGTCATAAACCTGATGTTGATATCAAGATAGTGTATACAGGACTTCGTCCAGGTGAAAAACTCTACGAGGAAAAGCTTATGGCTGAGGAAGGACTGAAGCGCACGAGTAACCAAAAGATCCATATAGGTCAGCCTATTCCTTTTAAATATGACAAGTTCGTCAGAGATATAAAAGAACTTATGGACGTGGCTTATAATGAAGATGATTACGGAGTGTATGAAAAGGTATGTGATATAGTTACAACCTTCCATCCTACATCTGTTCCTGAAAAGCCAATGGTCACTGCTTGATAATACGCTTGTTATATTGCAGTTGTGAAATTAAAATATATTGGCACTTCTGCTTAAAAATAATCGGAAGTGCCATTTTATTTTTGGAAATCAGAAAGTAATAAATATACTTAAAATCACTTGACAAACATGGACTTATCTGCTAAAATATCCTATGCTGACAATTTAGCGTTGTCGGTTTCTGGTCATTTGATTTGGAGGAAGGAAACTATATGAAAAATGAAGTATTCATACTTCGCGAGGGCTTTTCAGCCTGCCCTGTTCCCGATGATGTAAGAGATCGTATATCGGGTATAACTTACAGAGAAAACAGTGAGATACAGCTGGATGATCTTTCGTACCTGAACATCAGGTATCTTGATTTTTCTCATAATATAGCTGATGGCGAGATGATCGTTCATAAGTCGCTGGCAAAAGAAGTTCTTGAGATATTTGAGACGTTGTTTGAAGCTGAGTACGAGATAGAAAAGGTACATCTTTGCGATGAGTATGACGGCGACGATGAGCTTTCAATGGCAGATAACAATTCTTCGGCATTCAACTTCAGAAATGTTGCAGGTACACAAGAACTTTCCATGCACGCCTTGGGAAGGGCTATCGACATTAATCCACTGTATAATCCTTATATCGTTGGTGAGAAGATAAGCCCGTCAAATTCTTTGGAGTATGTCGACAGGGGAGCAGAGTTTCCTCACAAGATAGATCATCACGATCTTGCTTTTAAAGTTTTTACTTGTAAAGGCTGGCTTTGGGGCGGAGACTGGACTAATTCCAAGGACTACCAGCATTTCTATAAACCAAAGGAAAGTATAGTAAAGACTGCAGTCGATAAGATCAAGAAATTAGTTGCAGATTAAACAAAACGTACCGAGAGTGGTTCTCGGTACGTTTTTTGTATTATTTTATCTTATCCCATTCTGTTTCTTTGAAGCCTACCATTACAGTCTCTTCGTTCACGAGTATAGGTCTTTTGACCAGCATACCATCGGTTGCGAGAAGTTTCAGTTGTTCATCTTCGGTCATTGTGGGAAGTTTATCTTTGAGCTCCATTGATTTGTAGAGCAGTCCGCTTGTATTGAAAAACTTTTTCAGCGGCAGACCACTTTTGGCGTGCCAGTTTTTCAGTTCTTCGTAAGTAGGATTGTTCTCCTTGATATCGCGCAGTTCATACTGAAATCCGTTATCATCCAGCCACTTCTGGGCTTTTTTGCAGGTGGTGCATCTGGGGTAGCAAATGAATAACATATTATTCCTCCTTTTGTATGTTTTTATTGTATATATCAGCTTCTATCACAGGTATACATGGTGACAGCATTTTATCCCTGACTTTTGAGCATTCACCGTGCTTGAAAACAAATACCTGAAATTCGCTGAAATATTCTTTGTCCTCATCGTCACGCATATAGATAATACCGTAGCTTCCATTTGCCGCTTTTGCTGCATCACAGAATACGCCTATGATCTCATCGACCTCTTCTGTCCTGTGATTTGAGCAGTGCAGCACGCTAAGGTAAGCGACACCGTTCTTATAAGAAAGTGTTACACCGCAGTTTTGCTTTGAGATGATCTGATTGATATTATTTTGTATACTTTTGTGTTCATCGTCTGTAAGCTCGTCCTCATCGCCGTAACTTTCGCATATTGTCAGCCATCCGTGTAATTCTACCATAGTGTCACCTCACATATTGCTGTATCAAAAAAGCTCCGCAAGGGATGCGGAGCTTTAAATTATTCTCTGATATATTAGAGCTTAGGACCAGCAGCAACCAGTGCCTTACCAGCCTCGTTGCCCTCGTACTTGGAGAAGTTCTTGATGAATCTGTTAGCCAGATCCTTTGCCTTCTCTTCCCACTCAGATGCATTTGCATATGTATCTCTGGGATCGAGGATACCGGAATCAACGCCGGGCAGCTCGGTAGGAACTTCAAAATCAAAGAAGGGGATCTTCTTGGTAGGTGCCTTCAGAACGTCGCCGTTCAGGATAGCATCGATGATACCACGAGTATCCTTGATGGAGATTCTCTTACCGGTGCCGTTCCAGCCTGTGTTAACGAGGTATGCCTTAGCACCGCTCTTTTCCATCTTCTTAACGAGCTCTTCAGCATACTTAGTAGGATGCAGCTCGAGGAATGCCTGACCGAAGCAAGCAGAGAATGTAGGAGTAGGCTCAGTGATGCCACGCTCAGTACCAGCCAACTTTGCAGTAAATCCGGACAGGAAGTAGTACTTGGTCTGCTCAGCAGTCAGGATAGATACAGGAGGCAGTACGCCGAAAGCATCAGCAGAGAGGAAGATTACGTTCTCAGCAGCAGGGCCAGCAGAAACGCCGTTAACCTCGGAAGCGATGTTGTTGATGTGATCGATAGGATAAGAAACACGAGTGTTCTCGGTTACGGATTTATCATCGAAGTCGATCTTGCCGTTTGCATCAACAGTTACGTTCTCAAGCAGAGCGTCTCTCTTGATTGCGTTGTAGATGTCAGGCTCGGATTCCTTATCAAGACCGATTACCTTTGCATAGCAGCCGCCCTCGAAGTTGAATACGCCGTTGTCGTCCCAACCGTGCTCGTCATCACCGATAAGTCTTCTCTTAGGATCGGTAGACAGAGTTGTCTTACCTGTACCGGAAAGACCAAAGAAGATAGCTGTGTGCTTGCCGTCCATATCGCAGTTAGCGGAGCAGTGCATGGAAGCTATGCCCTTGAGAGGGAGGTAGTAGTTCATCATGGAGAACATACCCTTCTTCATCTCGCCGCCGTACCATGTATTGATGATAACCTGCTCACGGCTTGTGATGTTGAATACAACAGCTGTCTCGGAATTCAGACCCAGCTCCTTGTAGTTCTCAACCTTAGCCTTGGAAGCGTTATAAACAACGAAATCAGGCTCAAAGTTCTCAAGCTCCTCAGCTGTGGGCTTGATGAACATATTCTCAATAAAGTGTGCCTGCCATGCCACCTCAACGATGAAACGAACAGCCATTCTTGTATCCTTGTTAGCGCCGCAGAAAGCATCAACTACGAACAGCTTTTTGTTGCAGAGCTCTTCAACAGCGATCTTCTTAACAGCGTCCCAGGTCTCCTTGGAAGCTGCGTGGTTATCGTTCTTGTACTCATCGGTTGTCCACCAAACAGTGTCCTTTGAGTTCTCATCCATAACGATGAACTTATCCTTAGGTGAACGACCGGTGTAGATACCTGTCATAACGTTTACTGCGCCGAGTTCAGTCTCCTGTCCGACCTCGAAACCTTCAAGACCAGCCTTGGTCTCCTCCTTGAAGAGCTCTTCATAGGAAGGGTTGCGGATGATCTCAACTGAACCTGTGATGCCATACTTTGTAAGATCAAGATTTGCCATTTTATTTTCCTCCTTAAAAATAATTGACTTGTAAATTGAGTACGAAAATTGTTGAACAAACAACAATATATAGTGGCACTCATTATTTCTATTATACCATATTTTCAGTCTTTGTCAAGCATTTTGAAAACTAAAGACAAAAATTTAACATTATGACAATTTACCATATAAAAACAATACTATATTATTTGCATTTTGCAAGTATATTCATTCGTATATGCAAGATTCAAGCATAATAAACATATTACTGTTATGCCGACTATAGTCGATAAAAAGCGGATTTCCATGATAAAAAGTTTGTTCTGTGAAACTTTTGAAATGATACATCTTTGAATTTGTGATATATAAATCCTGCAATACTGTTATACTTTATAGGCATACTGTTTTACAGAAGATTTGATAGCAATCTTTGGGCAATGGTCTTTTCTCTTTTAGATAGGTGAAAAATCCGTCAAGCTTATCACCTTGAATGGGCTCGATATCCTCAGGCAGAAACTTCTGTCCCTCGCTATGATATTTCGCACATATCATGCACATCAGAACAGAGATAAAAGCTTGACTGAATGCTTCACATTCTGTTTCAGCCGCATTATCGGTATAATTGTAAAGTAGTTCATCATCTGTGACCAAGCTATAAAGTTCATCAGCAGTATAATTCCTGCTTTTGAGTTTTTCAATGATAGAAAGGCAGTGATCTGCAAATTCAGCTCCTATTATATTTTTGTGACTATTCGTTATCCACAGCAGATAGTCGAGGGCATTATCTGTCATAGTGTTTTCTTCTCTCCGTCTTTGGATATCAAAACAGCAGGGAACAGCTTTTTTAGCTCTTTGTCATAATTCTCGGGATGCTTTTCGGCAGGGCTGTAATGTGTCAACCATAATTCCTTGACATTAGCTTCTTTTGCCAGTCTGCAAGCATCCTGCATAAGCATATGACCCTTTTCGTTCATACTCTGCTTTTTGTCAGTGTCACCGTACATACCTTCGCAGATGAAAAGGTCTGCGTTATTTGCAAACTGAACTATCTCTCTGATAGGCAATGTGTCTGTAATGTAAGTTACCTTGACAGGCGGACGTTTATCTCCCGTGACTTCTTCCGGTTGTATGGTTCTTCCGTCATCAAGTATAACTGCTTCACCTGAATGCAGCATTCTCCACAATTTTACAGGTATTTCCAGTTCCTGAGCTTTTTCAGGCTGAAAAACAGCCTTCTTTTCCAGCAGAAAACTATATCCCAGACATTTTACGCTGTGTTTTAACGGTAGCGTTGATATCGTAAGCATAGGGTCGATCTTTTCGGCTGTGAAGCTGACAGCTGCTGTGTCGGGAAGCTTGTGCAGTCTGTATTCAAATGGAAGATGTCCGCAGACAGATATCAGGTTTCTCACAACACGTTCTGCACTTTCGGGGATATATATATCCAGCGGTTCTTCACGCGAACAGTTTCCCATAGATAGCAGAAGACCCGGAAGACCTGTTACATGGTCTGCGTGATTATGTGTAATAAGTATCATTTCAATGCGGCTTATCTTTATATCTGCTGCCGCAAGTGCGACCTGCATACCTTCACCGCAGTCGATAAGTACAGCTTTGCCGCTGTATTCAATAAAACAGCCTGTCAGGTACCTGTTTTTCAGCGGAAGCATACCGCCTGTTCCTGCAAGACAAATATCCGGCATTTTCAGTCCTCCTTTTTCACTGATAAAGTACATTTAACATTATACCACAGCAGACATTTAAAATCAATAGCGGCAAAGAAAAATTTATGTACAAAAAAATGACCCGCAAAGCATATCCTGCCTTGCGGATCGTGGGAGTATTATATGAAATTTATCATTCAATCGGTTATCAGAGATACTTTATAAGCTCATCTATTACGCCGGACATTCTCTCGTCGATCAGCCCGAAGTCCTTTTCTTTATAATTCCAGGCTGCTCTGCCAATG
Encoded proteins:
- a CDS encoding polysaccharide biosynthesis protein, with translation MEEKSQITSRIKLRDKKKLEHWQIISIYLAAYDIIVGAGSYFSGLWLRYDLSFSKISREYINAYLYFMPIYALLIVFVHGYNKLYRSIWRFASFSELKRVTFATFELVLLHSLLISVMFGRMPISYYIIGPILQFCFVIGIRFCYRFVLLERERRSDKETKVDRRYKRIMLVGAGNAGQMILRDIEQSRNLKEKVVCIIDDNPNKWDRYIDGVPIVGGRDDILLSAQKYNVNAIYVAIPSASAEDRRELLNICKETGCELKNLPGLFQFVTGDVTVAKMKEVAIEDLLGRDPIEMDMSDVYSNLQGKVVLVTGGGGSIGSELCRQVAKHNPKQLIIFDVYENNAYEIQMELRRNMPELDLEVLIGSVRDNKRINEVFEKYHVDIVYHAAAHKHVPLMEDSPCEAIKNNVIGTYKTAYAALRNGCQRFVLISTDKAVNPTNIMGASKRLCEMIIQTFDYMVKNGRWNELPKIHSHMTDSDWKFDVLPRGLIPQTQFCAVRFGNVLGSNGSVIPLFKKQIAEGGPVTVVDKNINRFFMSIPEAVSLVLQASVLGNGSEIYVLDMGEPIKIDTLARNLIKLSGHKPDVDIKIVYTGLRPGEKLYEEKLMAEEGLKRTSNQKIHIGQPIPFKYDKFVRDIKELMDVAYNEDDYGVYEKVCDIVTTFHPTSVPEKPMVTA
- a CDS encoding M15 family metallopeptidase, which gives rise to MKNEVFILREGFSACPVPDDVRDRISGITYRENSEIQLDDLSYLNIRYLDFSHNIADGEMIVHKSLAKEVLEIFETLFEAEYEIEKVHLCDEYDGDDELSMADNNSSAFNFRNVAGTQELSMHALGRAIDINPLYNPYIVGEKISPSNSLEYVDRGAEFPHKIDHHDLAFKVFTCKGWLWGGDWTNSKDYQHFYKPKESIVKTAVDKIKKLVAD
- a CDS encoding arsenate reductase family protein, which codes for MLFICYPRCTTCKKAQKWLDDNGFQYELRDIKENNPTYEELKNWHAKSGLPLKKFFNTSGLLYKSMELKDKLPTMTEDEQLKLLATDGMLVKRPILVNEETVMVGFKETEWDKIK
- a CDS encoding Imm7 family immunity protein; the encoded protein is MVELHGWLTICESYGDEDELTDDEHKSIQNNINQIISKQNCGVTLSYKNGVAYLSVLHCSNHRTEEVDEIIGVFCDAAKAANGSYGIIYMRDDEDKEYFSEFQVFVFKHGECSKVRDKMLSPCIPVIEADIYNKNIQKEE
- the pckA gene encoding phosphoenolpyruvate carboxykinase (ATP); this translates as MANLDLTKYGITGSVEIIRNPSYEELFKEETKAGLEGFEVGQETELGAVNVMTGIYTGRSPKDKFIVMDENSKDTVWWTTDEYKNDNHAASKETWDAVKKIAVEELCNKKLFVVDAFCGANKDTRMAVRFIVEVAWQAHFIENMFIKPTAEELENFEPDFVVYNASKAKVENYKELGLNSETAVVFNITSREQVIINTWYGGEMKKGMFSMMNYYLPLKGIASMHCSANCDMDGKHTAIFFGLSGTGKTTLSTDPKRRLIGDDEHGWDDNGVFNFEGGCYAKVIGLDKESEPDIYNAIKRDALLENVTVDANGKIDFDDKSVTENTRVSYPIDHINNIASEVNGVSAGPAAENVIFLSADAFGVLPPVSILTAEQTKYYFLSGFTAKLAGTERGITEPTPTFSACFGQAFLELHPTKYAEELVKKMEKSGAKAYLVNTGWNGTGKRISIKDTRGIIDAILNGDVLKAPTKKIPFFDFEVPTELPGVDSGILDPRDTYANASEWEEKAKDLANRFIKNFSKYEGNEAGKALVAAGPKL
- a CDS encoding Imm6 family immunity protein, with translation MTDNALDYLLWITNSHKNIIGAEFADHCLSIIEKLKSRNYTADELYSLVTDDELLYNYTDNAAETECEAFSQAFISVLMCMICAKYHSEGQKFLPEDIEPIQGDKLDGFFTYLKEKRPLPKDCYQIFCKTVCL
- a CDS encoding ribonuclease Z codes for the protein MPDICLAGTGGMLPLKNRYLTGCFIEYSGKAVLIDCGEGMQVALAAADIKISRIEMILITHNHADHVTGLPGLLLSMGNCSREEPLDIYIPESAERVVRNLISVCGHLPFEYRLHKLPDTAAVSFTAEKIDPMLTISTLPLKHSVKCLGYSFLLEKKAVFQPEKAQELEIPVKLWRMLHSGEAVILDDGRTIQPEEVTGDKRPPVKVTYITDTLPIREIVQFANNADLFICEGMYGDTDKKQSMNEKGHMLMQDACRLAKEANVKELWLTHYSPAEKHPENYDKELKKLFPAVLISKDGEKKTL